The Streptomyces sp. NBC_00510 genomic interval CCACCTTCACCTCCCTGCGCGCCCTTCCCGCCCTCGCCCCGCTGGTCGCCGAGGGCCTGCAGCTGCGGATCGCGCTGGCCGGCGAGGACGAGGCCCTGGCCGGCCTCGCCGCGGGCCACCACGACCTGTCCATCGGCACCCTCCGGCCGCGCGACCGGCTGCTGACCGCCAGCGCCCTGTGGGACGAGGAGCAGATACTCGTGGCCGCCCCCGTCTGGCAGGAGCGGATCGGCGGCCCGCTCGCGGTGCGCACCCACGGGGCACAGGTCCTCGACGACATCCCCGTGATCTCCTACGACGAGGGCATGCCGTTGATCGACCACTACTGGTCCGCGGTCTTCGACACCACCCCCGCCATCGTCCCGGCCGTGGTCGTGCCCGACCTGAGGGCGGTCCTGGAGTGCGTGGTCGCCGGGGTCGGCATGGCCGTCCTGCCGCGCTACCTGTGCTGCGAGGCCATCACGGCGGGCGCCGCCAAGGCGCTCCTGGAGCCGCCGGTGCCACCCCTGCGCACGTACTTCGTCTCGGTGCGCGCCGGAACGCTCGCGCTGCCGCACATCGCGCGGGTGCACGAGCAGCTGATGCGCTCCTCCGCGGCCTGGTGACCGCGCGCCCGGCGTACGGCGGGTGACCTCCGCGAGAACGCGGCGTTCCGATTCGCCGTCCCGGAGGCGTTTGCCGCCTCCCGCGCCGCGGCAGATCTCAGGCATGCCCCCGGACATCGAAGCACCTGCCACACCCGGTGCACCGACCGCCCCGGCCACCCGGCCGGTGGTCAAGCGCACCGCCCGTGCCATCCTGCTCGACGGCGACTCCCTCGTGCTCATC includes:
- a CDS encoding LysR family transcriptional regulator, with protein sequence MDLALLRTFVTVHRAGSFTRAAQLLGLSQPAVTSQIRSLERQVGRPLFLRLPRGVAPTPVGDDLAHRVAPHLDALLEITEADLDEESGNRTLHLAGPPTFTSLRALPALAPLVAEGLQLRIALAGEDEALAGLAAGHHDLSIGTLRPRDRLLTASALWDEEQILVAAPVWQERIGGPLAVRTHGAQVLDDIPVISYDEGMPLIDHYWSAVFDTTPAIVPAVVVPDLRAVLECVVAGVGMAVLPRYLCCEAITAGAAKALLEPPVPPLRTYFVSVRAGTLALPHIARVHEQLMRSSAAW